One region of Polaromonas hydrogenivorans genomic DNA includes:
- a CDS encoding 3-keto-5-aminohexanoate cleavage protein, with product MNDEPLILTVAPNGAYKSTTDHAALPITPAALAATARACLDAGAAMLHLHVRLPDGRHSLRADDYRAAQAAIRAAVGPSLVIQVTTEAAGVYEPAEQVAVVYDLQPEAVSVSLRELLRPGLSEAELSRFFGWLVQTQTMTQVILYDAAEVAQWNQLRARGVIPEGRWFLLFVLGRYAAGQTSSPTDLLPFLQTWDGCHPWAMCAFGAQEHRCAMAALALGGHVRVGFENNLWRRDGSLAPDNSSLVRQVAESAALAGRPLASAAQVRERFQFG from the coding sequence ATGAACGACGAACCCCTCATCCTGACCGTGGCGCCCAATGGCGCCTACAAGTCCACCACGGACCATGCCGCGCTGCCGATCACGCCAGCGGCGCTGGCGGCAACGGCCCGAGCCTGCCTCGATGCCGGCGCGGCCATGCTGCATCTGCATGTGCGCCTGCCCGATGGCCGGCACAGCCTGCGCGCTGACGATTACCGCGCGGCGCAGGCTGCCATCCGGGCGGCGGTGGGGCCCTCGCTGGTGATTCAGGTCACCACCGAGGCTGCCGGCGTCTATGAACCGGCCGAACAGGTCGCGGTGGTATATGACCTCCAGCCAGAAGCGGTTTCAGTCAGCCTGCGCGAGCTGCTCAGACCGGGTCTTTCCGAGGCCGAGCTGTCGCGCTTCTTCGGCTGGCTGGTTCAAACGCAGACCATGACGCAGGTCATTTTGTATGACGCCGCCGAGGTTGCGCAATGGAACCAGCTGCGCGCGCGCGGCGTGATTCCCGAGGGACGGTGGTTTTTGCTATTCGTGCTGGGACGTTACGCAGCAGGGCAGACTTCCTCGCCGACCGACTTGCTACCCTTTTTGCAGACCTGGGATGGCTGCCATCCATGGGCCATGTGCGCCTTTGGCGCGCAAGAGCATCGCTGCGCCATGGCCGCTTTGGCTCTAGGCGGGCATGTCCGGGTGGGCTTTGAAAACAACCTTTGGCGACGTGACGGCTCCCTGGCGCCGGACAATTCCAGCCTGGTGAGGCAGGTGGCTGAAAGCGCGGCTCTGGCCGGGCGGCCACTGGCCAGCGCCGCGCAGGTGCGCGAGCGGTTTCAGTTCGGCTAA
- a CDS encoding nuclear transport factor 2 family protein yields the protein MSPLITLEAVLHWEQRRRDAMLAGDSVALEALLSDAIVYVHSTGARDTRDSYLRKICDGALRYLRLEWSDLQVQVLPSAALVTGRMQATVLKDGQEKHVSSVFLTVWVPEPFDAGSAWRLRAHQGTPLP from the coding sequence ATGAGTCCACTCATTACCCTTGAAGCCGTGCTGCACTGGGAGCAGCGTCGCCGTGACGCCATGCTGGCGGGCGACAGCGTGGCACTCGAAGCCCTGCTGTCCGACGCCATCGTGTATGTGCATTCCACGGGAGCGCGCGACACCCGGGACAGCTATTTGCGCAAGATCTGCGACGGCGCGCTGCGTTATCTGCGCCTGGAATGGAGTGACCTGCAGGTGCAGGTATTGCCAAGCGCTGCACTGGTCACCGGCCGCATGCAAGCCACCGTGCTCAAGGACGGGCAGGAAAAGCACGTCAGCAGCGTGTTCCTCACGGTCTGGGTTCCGGAGCCATTCGATGCGGGTAGCGCCTGGCGGCTGCGCGCGCACCAGGGAACGCCACTGCCATGA
- the hmgA gene encoding homogentisate 1,2-dioxygenase: protein MSTDTLHYQSGFANEFATEALPGALPEGRNSPQQAPYGLYAEQLSGTAFTAPRHANRRSWLYRIRPAAMHLPFERIGEGRWLSRFDEVPTPPNQLRWDPLPMPGAAEPTDFVDGMVTMAGNASCGIHLYAANRSMDTRFFYNADGEMLLVPQEGRLRLATELGVLDVEPQEIAVIPRGVRFQVILPDGQARGYVCENYGALLKLPDLGVIGSNGLANPRDFRTPVAAYEDREGEFELLAKFNGHLWKAGIGHSPLDVVAWHGNYAPYKYDLRRFNAIGSISYDHPDPSIFLVLQSPTDTPGVDAIDFVIFPPRVLTMQNTFRPPWFHRNFASEFMGLIHGAYDAKAEGFVPGGASLHNCMSGHGPDAETFAKASSADTSKPDYVTGTMAFMFETPAVIQPTRYALESAQLQPEYYRCWQGLQKHFDPTRP, encoded by the coding sequence ATGAGCACCGACACCTTGCATTACCAGAGCGGCTTTGCCAACGAGTTCGCCACCGAGGCACTGCCCGGCGCGCTGCCCGAAGGGCGCAACTCGCCCCAGCAGGCGCCCTACGGGCTGTATGCCGAGCAGCTCTCGGGCACGGCGTTCACCGCGCCGCGCCATGCCAACCGGCGCTCCTGGCTGTACCGCATTCGCCCGGCAGCGATGCACCTGCCGTTCGAGCGCATCGGGGAGGGCCGCTGGCTCAGCCGCTTTGACGAGGTGCCGACGCCGCCCAACCAGCTGCGCTGGGACCCGCTGCCCATGCCGGGCGCTGCCGAGCCCACCGACTTCGTCGACGGCATGGTCACGATGGCCGGCAACGCCAGCTGCGGCATTCACCTGTATGCGGCCAACCGCTCGATGGACACGCGCTTTTTCTACAACGCCGACGGTGAAATGCTGCTCGTGCCCCAGGAGGGCCGCCTGCGCCTGGCGACCGAGCTGGGCGTGCTCGACGTCGAGCCGCAGGAAATCGCCGTGATTCCGCGCGGCGTGCGCTTTCAGGTGATATTGCCCGATGGCCAGGCACGCGGCTATGTCTGCGAGAACTACGGCGCGCTGCTCAAACTGCCCGACCTGGGCGTGATTGGCTCCAACGGCCTGGCGAACCCGCGCGACTTTCGCACCCCGGTCGCTGCCTACGAAGACAGGGAAGGCGAGTTCGAACTGCTTGCCAAGTTCAACGGCCACCTGTGGAAGGCCGGCATTGGCCACTCGCCGCTGGATGTGGTCGCCTGGCACGGCAACTACGCGCCCTACAAGTACGACCTGCGCCGTTTCAATGCCATCGGCTCGATCAGCTACGACCACCCGGACCCGTCGATCTTCCTGGTGCTGCAGTCGCCCACCGACACCCCGGGCGTGGACGCCATCGACTTCGTGATCTTCCCGCCGCGCGTGCTGACGATGCAGAACACCTTTCGCCCGCCCTGGTTTCACCGCAACTTCGCCAGCGAATTCATGGGCCTGATCCACGGCGCCTACGATGCCAAGGCCGAAGGCTTTGTGCCCGGCGGCGCTTCGCTGCACAACTGCATGAGCGGCCATGGGCCAGACGCGGAAACCTTTGCCAAGGCCAGCAGCGCCGACACCTCCAAGCCCGACTACGTCACCGGCACCATGGCTTTCATGTTCGAGACGCCGGCGGTGATCCAGCCTACTCGCTATGCGCTGGAAAGCGCCCAGCTGCAGCCCGAATACTACCGCTGCTGGCAGGGACTGCAAAAGCACTTTGACCCCACCCGTCCTTGA
- a CDS encoding MarR family winged helix-turn-helix transcriptional regulator has protein sequence MTDPFSLERTMTHRLHTLSKLTDRVTQAAYVLDAGIPFSEGRCLAAIGAFSPLSVKDLAYRANLDKGQASRAAQSLVEQGLVRKQANATDGRGVVLTLAARGKPVWQRLMTVIERRNHEIVSCLSPAEQGQLDRLLDRLVDHAREAVEAVGSLEE, from the coding sequence ATGACTGATCCGTTTTCTCTCGAACGCACGATGACCCACCGCCTGCACACGCTGTCCAAGCTCACCGACCGGGTCACCCAGGCCGCGTATGTGCTTGATGCCGGCATCCCGTTCAGCGAGGGGCGCTGCCTGGCGGCCATCGGTGCGTTCAGCCCGCTGTCGGTCAAGGACCTGGCCTACCGGGCCAACCTGGACAAGGGCCAGGCCAGTCGCGCAGCGCAGTCGCTGGTCGAGCAGGGCCTGGTGCGCAAGCAAGCCAACGCCACGGACGGGCGTGGGGTCGTGCTGACCCTGGCTGCCCGCGGCAAGCCTGTCTGGCAGCGCTTGATGACCGTGATCGAACGGCGCAATCACGAGATCGTCTCTTGCCTCAGTCCAGCAGAGCAAGGGCAGCTCGACCGCCTGCTCGACCGCCTGGTTGACCATGCGCGGGAAGCCGTAGAAGCTGTCGGCTCGCTCGAAGAGTGA
- a CDS encoding MFS transporter, with protein MGTERLVVDKVTRHLMWFLFLLFVVSFLDRINIGFAGLTMMKDLGLTSTQFGLATTLFYIAYISCGIPSNLVLARIGARKWIGSIMIAWGLASTATMFATSPQSLYFFRILVGITEAGFLPGMLLYLTYWFPSAYRARANALFMIAMPVTAAVGSAISGAILGMDGILGLKGWQWLFLLEGLPAAILGVVVYFYLNDSPQQARWLTNLEKTTLARMLAAEHQADPVAKPTGPRASLLSELTSATVLKFSVAYFCLVNSLAMVAVWTPLIVKSFSGGASNTTIGLLAAIPSICTVIGMIWWGRRSDRAQERRWHTVLPMLLAASGWLITAYSPQPALQLLGICLASTGAYTAMSIFWTTPDHALSFTARALGIAVINAVGNIGSALNPLVVGWLKDATQSFATGLIYASVLLVVGCAVMLIVPIPRTPKLAAST; from the coding sequence ATGGGAACCGAGCGCCTGGTCGTGGACAAGGTCACCCGGCACCTCATGTGGTTCCTCTTTTTGTTGTTCGTCGTGTCCTTCCTGGACCGCATCAACATCGGCTTTGCGGGCCTGACGATGATGAAGGACCTGGGCCTGACGAGCACCCAGTTTGGCCTGGCGACCACCTTGTTCTACATCGCCTACATCTCCTGCGGCATTCCGAGCAACCTCGTGCTGGCGCGCATCGGTGCCAGAAAGTGGATCGGCTCGATCATGATCGCCTGGGGCCTGGCCTCGACCGCCACAATGTTTGCGACCAGTCCGCAGAGCCTGTATTTCTTTCGCATCCTGGTGGGCATCACCGAAGCGGGCTTCTTGCCGGGCATGCTGCTGTACCTGACGTACTGGTTCCCCTCGGCCTACCGGGCGCGGGCCAACGCCTTGTTCATGATCGCCATGCCGGTCACCGCCGCCGTCGGCTCGGCGATCTCGGGTGCCATCCTGGGGATGGACGGGATACTTGGCCTGAAGGGCTGGCAGTGGCTGTTCCTGCTCGAAGGCCTTCCAGCGGCCATCCTGGGCGTGGTGGTGTACTTCTACCTCAACGACTCGCCCCAACAGGCCCGCTGGCTCACGAACCTGGAAAAGACCACACTGGCCCGCATGCTGGCCGCTGAACACCAGGCCGATCCCGTCGCCAAACCCACTGGTCCTAGGGCGAGCCTGCTGTCCGAGCTGACCTCCGCGACCGTGCTCAAATTCTCGGTGGCCTACTTCTGCCTGGTCAACAGCCTGGCGATGGTCGCGGTCTGGACGCCGCTGATCGTCAAGAGCTTCAGCGGCGGTGCGAGCAACACCACCATCGGGCTGCTGGCAGCGATTCCTTCCATCTGCACCGTCATCGGCATGATCTGGTGGGGCCGGCGCTCCGACCGCGCGCAGGAGCGCCGCTGGCACACCGTGCTGCCCATGCTGCTGGCAGCCAGCGGCTGGCTGATCACGGCCTATTCGCCCCAGCCCGCCCTGCAACTGCTGGGCATCTGCCTGGCCTCGACCGGCGCCTACACCGCCATGTCGATCTTCTGGACCACCCCTGACCATGCGCTGAGCTTCACGGCGCGGGCGCTGGGCATTGCCGTGATCAATGCCGTCGGCAACATCGGCTCGGCCCTGAACCCGCTGGTGGTGGGCTGGCTCAAGGATGCGACGCAAAGCTTTGCCACGGGCCTGATCTACGCCTCGGTGCTGCTGGTGGTGGGCTGCGCGGTCATGCTGATCGTGCCGATTCCGCGCACGCCCAAGCTCGCTGCGTCAACGTAG
- the maiA gene encoding maleylacetoacetate isomerase has protein sequence MVLYTYFRSSASYRVRIALALKSLAYEAVPVHLVRGGGEQHSAAFATLNPAELVPVLVDGEVTLTQSLPIIEYLEERHPAPALLPEDAPGRARVRAIAQTIACEIHPLNNLRVLQRLETTLGADQKAKSEWYAHWVALGFAALESMLSQSAATGRYCHGETPTLADCCLVPQIYNAERFGVSLDAYPTLCRIGQACLELPAFQQASPDAQIDAA, from the coding sequence CTGGTGCTTTATACCTACTTTCGCAGCTCGGCTTCGTACCGCGTGCGCATTGCCTTGGCGCTGAAAAGCCTGGCTTACGAGGCGGTGCCCGTGCATCTGGTGCGTGGTGGCGGCGAGCAGCATTCGGCCGCGTTTGCCACGCTCAACCCGGCCGAGCTGGTGCCGGTGCTGGTCGATGGCGAGGTCACGCTCACGCAGTCGCTGCCCATCATCGAATACCTCGAGGAAAGGCATCCCGCGCCGGCCTTGCTGCCTGAGGATGCGCCCGGGCGGGCGCGGGTGCGCGCCATTGCCCAGACGATTGCCTGCGAGATTCACCCGCTGAACAACCTGCGCGTGCTGCAGCGCCTGGAGACGACGCTGGGCGCAGATCAGAAGGCCAAAAGCGAGTGGTACGCCCACTGGGTGGCGCTGGGCTTTGCGGCGCTCGAGTCCATGCTCAGCCAAAGCGCGGCCACCGGCCGGTACTGCCATGGCGAGACGCCGACGCTGGCCGATTGCTGCCTGGTGCCGCAGATCTACAACGCCGAGCGGTTCGGTGTTTCATTGGATGCCTACCCGACCCTTTGCCGTATTGGCCAGGCTTGCCTGGAGCTGCCCGCCTTTCAGCAAGCTTCGCCCGACGCCCAGATTGATGCGGCTTAA
- a CDS encoding Bug family tripartite tricarboxylate transporter substrate binding protein — MKNTHALRRWMSAATLALPLVAAAAYPDKPIEWVVPYPAGGGSDVVARILSLPMSKTLGQPIIINNKPGAATNIGADYAAKAKPDGYVMLTGDTATMAANPALYSKLSYNVEKDFAPVGLMARFPMILVVNPSVPAKNLTEFLAWAKKQPNGVNYATPGAGSPHHLATELFRELSGLKMVHVGYRGAAPAVQDVIGGQVPMMFVDTASGYQHIQSGRLIPIGVASPKRVATFNTLPTLAEQGLKGFEAYAWQGLVVPAATPPEAVATLSRALLAALETTEVKARFQTLGLEAIASTPAQMAAYAKTEREKWAKVIRASNIRLD; from the coding sequence ATGAAAAATACCCACGCCCTGCGCCGCTGGATGAGTGCTGCCACACTGGCCTTGCCACTCGTGGCGGCTGCGGCCTATCCCGACAAGCCCATCGAATGGGTCGTGCCCTACCCGGCCGGCGGCGGCTCGGACGTGGTGGCTCGCATCCTGTCGTTGCCCATGAGCAAGACGCTGGGCCAGCCCATCATCATCAACAACAAGCCTGGCGCCGCCACCAACATTGGCGCCGACTACGCCGCCAAGGCGAAGCCCGATGGTTATGTCATGCTGACGGGCGACACGGCAACGATGGCGGCCAACCCGGCGCTGTACTCCAAGCTCAGCTACAACGTCGAAAAAGACTTCGCGCCGGTCGGCCTGATGGCGCGTTTTCCGATGATCCTGGTGGTCAATCCCAGTGTGCCCGCGAAGAACCTGACCGAATTCCTGGCCTGGGCGAAGAAACAGCCCAATGGCGTGAACTACGCCACGCCTGGCGCGGGCAGCCCGCACCACCTGGCGACCGAATTGTTCCGCGAGCTCAGCGGGCTCAAGATGGTGCATGTGGGCTACCGGGGCGCCGCCCCGGCGGTGCAGGACGTGATTGGCGGGCAGGTGCCGATGATGTTCGTCGACACCGCCAGCGGCTACCAGCACATCCAGTCCGGCCGGCTGATTCCGATCGGCGTGGCCAGCCCGAAGCGCGTTGCTACCTTCAATACGTTGCCCACGCTGGCAGAGCAGGGCTTGAAAGGTTTTGAAGCCTATGCCTGGCAAGGCCTGGTGGTGCCTGCGGCCACGCCGCCAGAGGCGGTCGCCACATTGAGCCGGGCCTTGCTGGCGGCGCTGGAAACCACGGAGGTCAAGGCCAGGTTTCAGACGCTCGGCCTGGAAGCGATTGCCAGCACGCCGGCACAGATGGCTGCTTACGCCAAAACCGAGCGCGAAAAATGGGCCAAGGTGATTCGCGCAAGCAATATCCGCCTCGACTGA
- a CDS encoding VOC family protein, with amino-acid sequence MTQPPPNLRQRGSLVFSHMGFYVRDLERMARFYQDVLCFTETDRGDLGAVQLVFLSRDPAEHHQIVLASGRPADLTFSVINQISLRVPDLPTLRLVRDRVAADSDVTDLMCATHGNAVSIYFRDPEGNRLEVFMDMPWYCEQPLREPVDLDQPDEVILARAEAIARSRPRFQSRAQWQADMARRMGYSSCNEEA; translated from the coding sequence ATGACCCAACCCCCCCCGAACCTGCGCCAGCGCGGCTCACTGGTGTTCAGCCACATGGGCTTTTACGTGCGTGACCTCGAGCGCATGGCGCGCTTTTACCAAGACGTGCTGTGCTTCACCGAGACCGACCGGGGCGACCTGGGCGCGGTCCAGCTGGTGTTTCTGAGCCGCGACCCGGCTGAGCACCACCAGATCGTGCTGGCCTCCGGCCGCCCGGCAGACCTCACCTTCAGCGTCATCAACCAGATTTCCCTGCGCGTGCCCGACCTGCCCACGCTGCGGCTGGTGCGCGACCGCGTCGCGGCCGACAGCGATGTCACGGACCTGATGTGCGCGACCCACGGCAACGCGGTGTCGATTTATTTCCGCGACCCCGAAGGCAACCGGCTGGAGGTGTTCATGGACATGCCCTGGTACTGCGAGCAGCCGCTGCGCGAACCCGTCGACCTGGACCAGCCCGACGAGGTCATCCTGGCACGCGCCGAAGCCATTGCGCGCAGCCGGCCCAGGTTCCAGTCGCGTGCGCAGTGGCAGGCCGACATGGCCCGCCGCATGGGCTACAGCAGCTGCAACGAGGAGGCTTGA
- a CDS encoding FAD-dependent oxidoreductase, with protein sequence MSHEFVPYPFTAQRYPAALPLLKDGLEGRRHPVVVVGGGPVGYTTALGLASHGVPVVLIEADDSVCAGSRAICISRRSLEIAERLGAVEGFLDIGLPWTGGRSFYQGTEVLHFKMPQDENQKLPPMLNLAQYHIEQILLERVQQLPELIEIRWQTQVTAIDAREDGARLTLSTPEGSYQLDTDWVVAADGGRSFLRESLGLPLKGTSYEGRYVIVDILLDSDRPTERLAYFNPPCNPDSTVLVHKQPDNVWRIDYQLRDGEDPVEAIKPENVMPRVESLLEMMGEQGAWSPIWITIYKANALTLERYRQGRVLFAGDAAHLVPIFGVRGANSGIDDADNLAWKLAFVIKGLASERLLESYSDERVAAAHENLSYGTKSTEFMAPPSFAFDLMRQAVLSLAVKHAGVRPLINPRQSSAISYSKSPLNAALERSAEFTAGPAPGSVLPECPLTLAGDGAPREGHITDLVAARFTALYFSEDGPVPAELQALEQTMQARGLPFKVLAITRRLGAEGSALHGWDPTGRLFAMYGAAPGTLYLVRPDGHVLARWRHAVAAEVAAAIHHALA encoded by the coding sequence ATGTCGCATGAATTCGTACCCTACCCGTTCACGGCCCAGCGCTACCCGGCGGCGCTGCCACTGTTGAAGGACGGTTTAGAGGGCCGCCGGCATCCGGTGGTCGTGGTGGGCGGTGGGCCGGTCGGTTACACCACCGCGCTGGGCCTGGCCAGCCATGGCGTGCCGGTCGTGCTGATCGAGGCTGATGACTCGGTGTGTGCCGGCAGCCGGGCAATCTGCATCTCGCGCCGCAGCCTGGAGATCGCCGAGCGCCTGGGCGCGGTCGAGGGTTTCCTGGACATCGGCCTGCCATGGACCGGCGGACGCAGCTTTTACCAGGGCACCGAAGTGCTGCACTTCAAGATGCCTCAGGACGAGAACCAGAAGCTGCCGCCCATGCTCAACCTGGCGCAGTACCACATTGAACAGATCCTGCTGGAGCGGGTGCAGCAGTTGCCCGAGTTGATTGAGATCCGCTGGCAAACCCAGGTCACCGCGATCGATGCCCGCGAAGACGGCGCCCGCCTGACGCTGTCCACCCCCGAGGGCAGCTACCAGCTCGACACCGACTGGGTGGTCGCCGCCGATGGTGGGCGCAGCTTCCTGCGCGAGTCGCTTGGTTTGCCGCTCAAGGGCACAAGTTATGAAGGCCGCTATGTGATCGTCGATATCCTGCTCGACAGCGACCGGCCCACCGAGCGCCTGGCCTATTTCAACCCGCCGTGCAACCCGGACTCGACCGTGCTGGTGCACAAGCAGCCCGACAATGTCTGGCGCATCGACTACCAGTTGCGCGACGGCGAGGATCCGGTCGAAGCCATCAAGCCCGAAAACGTGATGCCCCGCGTCGAGAGCCTGCTGGAAATGATGGGCGAGCAGGGCGCCTGGTCGCCGATCTGGATCACGATCTACAAGGCCAATGCGCTGACGCTCGAGCGCTACAGACAAGGCCGGGTGCTGTTTGCCGGTGACGCGGCCCACCTGGTGCCGATCTTTGGCGTGCGCGGTGCCAACTCCGGCATCGATGACGCCGACAACCTGGCCTGGAAGCTCGCCTTCGTCATCAAAGGCCTGGCTTCAGAACGCCTGCTCGAGAGCTACTCGGACGAGCGCGTGGCGGCCGCGCACGAAAACTTGAGCTACGGCACCAAGAGCACCGAATTCATGGCGCCGCCTTCTTTTGCCTTTGACCTGATGCGCCAGGCCGTGCTCAGCCTGGCGGTCAAGCACGCCGGTGTGCGCCCCTTGATCAATCCGCGCCAGTCCTCGGCCATCAGCTACAGCAAGTCGCCCCTCAATGCGGCGCTGGAGCGTTCAGCCGAATTCACGGCCGGGCCAGCCCCCGGATCGGTGCTGCCGGAGTGCCCCTTGACCCTTGCTGGCGACGGTGCGCCGCGCGAAGGGCACATCACCGATTTGGTGGCGGCCCGCTTTACGGCCTTGTACTTCAGCGAGGACGGCCCAGTACCCGCTGAGCTGCAGGCGCTGGAGCAAACGATGCAAGCCCGTGGGCTGCCCTTCAAGGTGCTCGCCATCACGCGTCGCCTGGGCGCTGAGGGGTCGGCGCTGCACGGCTGGGACCCTACGGGCCGGCTGTTTGCGATGTACGGCGCGGCCCCTGGCACGCTGTATCTTGTGCGGCCCGATGGCCATGTGCTGGCGCGCTGGCGTCATGCCGTTGCCGCCGAGGTCGCAGCGGCGATCCATCACGCACTTGCGTAA
- a CDS encoding Bug family tripartite tricarboxylate transporter substrate binding protein, translated as MTPFITRRTGLAALTLALLAASGVQAQDYPTKPIRLLAPFPAGSGPDANAREIAGELTKILGQTVIVENKPGASGIIGTDAAAKAAPDGYTLVVGTTSTMSVLRHLYTKLPFNTERDFAPVSLLGVLNTGLIATPSAPFKTAAELVTYAKANPDTVTAATLGAGSYFHLAGEWFASNAGVKLRFVPYSTTSPYTDLMAGQVQVMFDALPAAVGGIRGGKLKLLALTGKTRHPAFPDVPTFAEAGIADYAPLAWQGILAPAGTPKAIVEKLSAAMQKAAQNPQLAEKWRQYGGELKATTPAEFAAFIKTDSAQWGQVVRKAGVKLD; from the coding sequence ATGACCCCCTTCATCACCCGACGCACCGGCCTTGCCGCCCTGACGCTGGCCCTGCTGGCCGCCAGCGGCGTGCAGGCGCAGGACTATCCCACCAAGCCCATCCGGCTGCTCGCGCCGTTTCCCGCAGGCTCGGGGCCCGATGCCAATGCAAGGGAAATAGCCGGCGAGCTGACGAAAATCCTGGGGCAAACCGTGATCGTGGAAAACAAGCCCGGTGCCTCGGGGATCATCGGCACCGATGCCGCTGCCAAGGCGGCGCCCGATGGCTACACCCTGGTCGTCGGTACGACCAGCACCATGTCGGTGCTGCGGCATCTGTACACCAAGCTGCCCTTCAATACCGAGAGGGACTTCGCGCCCGTCAGCCTGCTGGGCGTGCTCAATACCGGACTGATCGCCACGCCGTCGGCCCCTTTCAAGACCGCTGCCGAGCTGGTGACTTATGCCAAGGCGAATCCCGATACGGTCACTGCTGCCACCTTGGGGGCGGGCAGCTACTTTCATCTGGCCGGCGAATGGTTCGCGTCGAATGCGGGCGTCAAGCTCAGGTTCGTGCCTTACAGCACCACCAGTCCTTACACCGATTTGATGGCCGGCCAGGTCCAGGTGATGTTTGATGCCTTGCCGGCGGCCGTGGGCGGCATCCGCGGCGGCAAGCTCAAGCTGCTGGCGCTGACCGGGAAAACGCGTCACCCTGCATTTCCGGATGTGCCGACCTTTGCCGAGGCCGGCATTGCAGACTACGCCCCCCTGGCCTGGCAAGGCATTCTGGCGCCGGCGGGTACTCCCAAGGCGATTGTCGAAAAACTCAGTGCGGCCATGCAAAAAGCCGCCCAAAATCCGCAGCTTGCCGAAAAATGGCGCCAGTACGGCGGCGAACTCAAGGCCACCACACCGGCTGAATTTGCTGCCTTCATCAAGACCGATTCCGCCCAATGGGGGCAAGTGGTGCGCAAAGCCGGCGTCAAGCTGGACTGA
- the fahA gene encoding fumarylacetoacetase, with protein sequence MTHLNETHDPALRSWVESANQATNDFPLQNLPFAVFRRQGSGEAFRGGVAIGEQILDLALAAASGAFTGEAAGALQAASGETLNTLMALGQPSWSALRLALSRALREGAAEQARLAACLVPQSDAEFAVPARIGDYTDFYTSVHHATNIGRQFRPDNPLLPNFKWIPIGYHGRASSIKVSGQTFPRPVGQTLPPGATEPTFGPCKRLDYELELGVFMGSGNALGERIAITDAEASVFGLCLLNDWSARDIQAWEYQPLGPFLSKNFATTISPWIVTLEALAPYRVPFTRPEGDPQPLPYLDAPANWAQGAMDVQLEVLLQTQAMRDAGEDAARLSRTSYRHAYWTVAQMVAHHTVNGCNLQPGDLLGTGTLSGPTLDEAGALIELTVGGKQLLTLPNGQTRGYLEDGDAVVLRGWCEKAGAARIGFGECVGTVLPARQV encoded by the coding sequence ATGACCCACTTGAACGAAACCCATGACCCGGCGCTGCGCAGCTGGGTCGAATCGGCCAACCAGGCCACCAACGACTTCCCGCTCCAGAACCTGCCCTTTGCCGTCTTTCGCCGCCAGGGCAGCGGCGAGGCATTTCGCGGCGGCGTGGCCATCGGCGAGCAGATCCTCGACCTGGCGCTAGCTGCTGCCAGCGGCGCCTTCACGGGCGAGGCGGCCGGCGCGCTGCAAGCGGCCAGCGGTGAAACCCTCAACACCTTGATGGCGCTGGGCCAGCCGTCCTGGTCGGCATTGCGCCTGGCGCTGTCGCGTGCGCTGCGCGAAGGCGCGGCCGAGCAAGCCCGGCTGGCCGCCTGCCTGGTGCCGCAGTCAGATGCCGAGTTCGCGGTGCCCGCGCGCATCGGCGACTACACCGACTTTTATACCTCGGTCCATCACGCCACCAACATCGGCCGGCAGTTCCGCCCCGACAACCCGCTGCTGCCCAATTTCAAGTGGATTCCGATCGGCTACCACGGCCGCGCGTCGAGCATCAAGGTGTCGGGTCAGACCTTTCCCCGGCCGGTCGGGCAGACCCTGCCGCCGGGCGCGACCGAGCCAACGTTTGGCCCCTGCAAGCGGCTGGACTATGAGCTCGAGCTGGGCGTGTTCATGGGCAGCGGCAATGCGCTGGGTGAGCGCATCGCCATCACCGACGCCGAGGCCAGCGTGTTCGGGCTGTGCCTGCTCAACGACTGGTCGGCCCGGGACATCCAGGCTTGGGAGTACCAGCCGCTGGGACCGTTCCTGTCCAAGAACTTCGCCACCACCATCTCGCCGTGGATCGTGACGCTCGAGGCCCTGGCGCCCTACCGGGTGCCGTTCACGAGGCCCGAAGGTGATCCGCAGCCGCTGCCTTACCTGGATGCGCCTGCCAATTGGGCGCAAGGCGCCATGGACGTGCAGCTTGAGGTGCTGCTGCAGACCCAGGCGATGCGCGATGCGGGCGAGGACGCTGCGCGCTTGAGCCGCACCAGCTACCGGCACGCGTACTGGACAGTGGCCCAGATGGTGGCACACCACACGGTCAACGGCTGCAACCTGCAACCGGGCGACCTGCTGGGCACGGGCACGCTGTCGGGCCCGACGCTGGATGAGGCCGGCGCGCTGATCGAGCTGACCGTGGGCGGCAAGCAGCTGCTCACGCTGCCCAATGGCCAGACACGCGGCTACCTCGAAGACGGCGACGCGGTGGTGCTGCGCGGCTGGTGCGAAAAGGCGGGCGCCGCGCGCATCGGCTTTGGCGAGTGTGTAGGCACTGTGCTGCCCGCCCGGCAGGTTTAG